Proteins encoded within one genomic window of Nitrospirota bacterium:
- the atpH gene encoding ATP synthase F1 subunit delta encodes MKPVKQAKRYAKMFINVVGMDAALQSLSELTAVEQLMNSSDPVRSLLLNPGFSQTEREGAIRKIAEKAKLSENVVKFVLYLTENRLVAALSEIVKNATAIYLEKKKQAKAVVFTPVEVSKGHEERLKVSLKRLLDRDVDLEYVIDPSLLGGILVKVGSTMYDSSVKGQLRLLKDELIKG; translated from the coding sequence TTGAAACCGGTCAAACAGGCAAAACGTTATGCAAAGATGTTCATCAATGTAGTGGGTATGGATGCGGCCCTGCAGTCGCTGTCGGAACTCACTGCCGTTGAACAACTGATGAACAGCAGCGACCCGGTCAGGAGCCTTCTTCTGAACCCGGGATTTTCCCAGACAGAAAGGGAAGGTGCTATCCGGAAGATCGCTGAAAAGGCAAAGCTTTCGGAAAACGTGGTTAAATTTGTTCTATACCTTACAGAAAACAGGCTGGTTGCAGCGCTTTCAGAGATCGTAAAGAATGCTACAGCCATATATCTGGAGAAGAAGAAGCAGGCCAAGGCAGTGGTCTTTACGCCGGTTGAGGTGTCGAAAGGCCACGAAGAGAGGCTTAAGGTTTCTTTAAAAAGGCTGCTTGACCGGGATGTTGATCTTGAGTACGTGATCGACCCGTCCCTCCTTGGCGGCATATTGGTCAAGGTGGGAAGCACGATGTATGACAGCAGTGTAAAAGGCCAACTCAGACTATTAAAAGATGAGCTTATAAAGGGGTGA
- a CDS encoding ATP synthase F0 subunit B, producing the protein MRNSSQQLAVSFQQSAVSSQGLAISFRNFRNVILSVCYSLLITFHSSPVFASGSEEAPKSLLATYTPAILNFLILVALLVFLMKMMDIKGFFRKRTELIEQSLKEAREAKELAQKALAQVEERLKIKDKELEEILKAAKESGEREKVRIIEEGSRLKERIVEQTKNNIDFEVKMAKETIKQEAVGIAMELAEKKLKDRLTKEEQIKLLEESLLKIEGKN; encoded by the coding sequence ATGAGAAATAGCAGTCAGCAGTTAGCCGTCAGCTTTCAGCAATCAGCCGTCAGCAGTCAGGGATTAGCGATCAGCTTTCGGAACTTCAGAAATGTAATTCTTTCTGTTTGTTACTCATTACTTATCACTTTTCACTCATCACCGGTTTTTGCGAGCGGCAGTGAAGAGGCGCCAAAATCGCTGCTCGCTACCTATACTCCCGCTATTCTCAATTTCCTTATCCTTGTTGCTCTTCTCGTTTTTCTGATGAAAATGATGGACATCAAAGGCTTTTTCAGAAAGAGGACTGAACTGATCGAACAGTCGCTGAAAGAGGCTCGCGAGGCAAAAGAACTTGCGCAGAAAGCCCTTGCCCAGGTTGAAGAACGGCTTAAGATCAAGGATAAAGAACTGGAAGAGATCCTCAAGGCAGCCAAAGAGTCCGGGGAGCGGGAAAAGGTGCGCATCATCGAGGAAGGCTCCAGGCTGAAAGAAAGAATCGTCGAACAGACAAAGAACAATATCGATTTCGAGGTCAAGATGGCGAAAGAGACGATCAAGCAGGAAGCGGTCGGTATTGCCATGGAACTTGCCGAGAAGAAACTGAAGGACAGGCTTACAAAAGAGGAGCAGATCAAACTGCTTGAAGAATCTCTTCTGAAAATAGAGGGCAAGAATTGA
- a CDS encoding ATP synthase F0 subunit B, with product MLDIELKWLIVLLINFLVLVYILNILLFRPLLALFKERESSVKGSLDAAKEMDRKKEEGLEKMSKELSEARHKAKDAFEKLREEGLNSQKMSMAEAEAQAAAMLQKAREELKAETEKAKNTLRADAEKFSEEIVRKLVKA from the coding sequence ATGCTTGATATTGAGTTAAAATGGCTGATCGTCTTGCTCATCAATTTCCTTGTCCTTGTCTATATTCTTAATATCCTTCTATTCCGACCGTTGCTTGCCTTGTTCAAGGAACGGGAAAGTTCTGTGAAGGGTTCCCTTGATGCGGCAAAGGAGATGGACAGAAAGAAAGAAGAGGGTCTCGAAAAGATGAGCAAAGAGCTCTCTGAGGCCAGACACAAGGCAAAAGATGCCTTTGAAAAGCTCAGGGAAGAGGGCCTGAACAGTCAAAAGATGTCCATGGCAGAAGCTGAGGCGCAGGCTGCTGCGATGCTCCAGAAGGCGCGGGAGGAACTGAAGGCCGAGACTGAAAAGGCCAAGAATACACTGAGGGCTGATGCGGAGAAATTCTCAGAAGAGATCGTCAGGAAGTTGGTGAAGGCATGA
- a CDS encoding cobalamin B12-binding domain-containing protein, with amino-acid sequence MKKISKVMLITPPYHAGVVESAGVWLNVGFVYIAGSLRAGGYDPVYYDAMSHWHKLETIGKRIEAEKPDVVATTAFTAGIVEALKVLKLSKEINPEIITVIGNVHPTFCYEELFRDHADTIDYIVRGEGEETLVDLLDTLNSGGDISAVKSIVYLDNGKLVVTPSRGYIKDLDALPLAWDLVDWPIYTYRTMENSRLAIVSSSRGCSQQCSFCSQQLFWQRNWRGRSPENFVGELEYLRDTYGVNVVMISDETPTLERERWEKILDLLIERKVGTKILMETRVDDILRDEDIMWKYQKALIDHIYVGVEATTQEALDIFKKDIKVEQSKKALDLINKHNIVSETSFVLGMPDDTIEKIRNTVELAKFYNPDLAFFLAIAPWPYSEIYPLLKPYVEVFDYSKYNLVEPVVKPTAMTLDEVRNELGLASKNFYMDKLRNLEKLSPEKQEFMIKVTKIIANNSYLKEHMKGEMPEEMKKIMDRLAVRK; translated from the coding sequence ATGAAAAAGATTTCTAAAGTCATGCTTATAACGCCTCCGTATCACGCCGGTGTTGTTGAATCTGCCGGAGTCTGGCTGAATGTCGGGTTTGTCTATATCGCGGGAAGCCTCAGGGCTGGGGGATATGACCCAGTTTATTACGATGCCATGAGCCATTGGCACAAGCTTGAAACGATAGGAAAACGGATCGAAGCTGAGAAGCCTGATGTTGTTGCTACAACTGCTTTTACGGCGGGGATCGTTGAGGCACTTAAGGTGCTGAAGCTCTCCAAGGAAATAAACCCGGAGATCATTACGGTTATCGGCAATGTGCACCCCACATTCTGCTATGAAGAGTTGTTCAGGGACCATGCTGATACTATTGATTATATTGTCAGGGGAGAAGGGGAGGAAACGCTGGTCGACCTTCTTGATACCCTGAACTCGGGTGGAGATATCTCAGCAGTAAAAAGCATCGTCTATCTCGATAACGGGAAACTTGTCGTCACCCCCTCACGCGGATATATCAAGGACCTTGATGCACTTCCTCTTGCCTGGGACCTTGTTGACTGGCCTATCTACACCTATCGGACGATGGAGAATTCGCGTCTGGCCATTGTCAGCTCTTCACGGGGATGCAGCCAGCAATGCAGTTTCTGTTCCCAGCAGCTCTTCTGGCAGCGGAACTGGCGCGGCAGGAGCCCGGAGAACTTTGTTGGAGAGCTTGAATATCTGAGAGATACCTATGGCGTCAATGTGGTTATGATCTCTGATGAGACACCGACACTCGAAAGGGAACGTTGGGAAAAGATCCTCGATCTCCTGATCGAGCGAAAGGTCGGCACCAAGATCCTCATGGAGACGAGGGTTGATGACATCCTCCGTGATGAGGATATCATGTGGAAATATCAAAAGGCATTGATCGATCACATCTATGTTGGTGTTGAGGCTACGACGCAGGAAGCTCTTGACATATTCAAGAAAGATATTAAGGTTGAGCAGTCCAAGAAGGCGCTCGATCTGATCAATAAGCATAATATTGTTTCTGAGACCTCATTTGTTCTGGGCATGCCTGACGATACCATAGAGAAGATCAGGAACACCGTCGAACTGGCGAAATTCTACAATCCTGACCTTGCTTTTTTTCTTGCGATAGCTCCCTGGCCGTATTCAGAGATCTATCCCTTGCTGAAACCGTATGTCGAGGTGTTTGATTACAGTAAATACAATCTCGTAGAGCCGGTTGTGAAGCCGACGGCGATGACGCTTGACGAGGTGCGGAACGAGCTTGGGCTTGCCTCGAAGAATTTCTATATGGATAAGCTCAGGAACCTTGAAAAACTGTCGCCGGAAAAACAGGAGTTCATGATCAAGGTGACGAAAATCATTGCTAACAATTCCTACCTGAAAGAGCATATGAAGGGTGAGATGCCGGAAGAGATGAAAAAGATCATGGACAGACTCGCCGTTAGAAAATAA
- a CDS encoding type II secretion system protein GspG, with the protein MKLREQKGFTLIEVIVVAGIIAVLAGILVPLIFKEIDESKISRAAADVRSISTALIVLKKDTGNWPVTSVCNNAMTLMKGDGSLPTFSGGGWVINSMGSFDSVLNADDSGCWPNTWKGPYMATVNKDPWGNSYLMNVDALLSTATPLPPVWIISAGPDGILQTAATDTTIANDSGDVGLRLR; encoded by the coding sequence ATGAAGCTGAGGGAGCAGAAAGGTTTTACCTTGATCGAGGTTATTGTTGTCGCAGGTATTATTGCGGTTCTGGCAGGCATTTTGGTTCCGCTGATCTTTAAGGAGATTGACGAGTCAAAGATTTCAAGGGCTGCGGCTGATGTCAGGTCTATTTCTACTGCGCTTATTGTTTTAAAGAAAGATACGGGGAACTGGCCTGTAACGAGTGTTTGTAATAATGCTATGACACTGATGAAAGGGGATGGTTCCTTGCCGACTTTTTCAGGAGGTGGTTGGGTGATAAATTCCATGGGATCTTTTGATAGCGTGCTGAATGCTGATGACTCTGGATGTTGGCCAAATACGTGGAAGGGGCCTTATATGGCGACTGTCAATAAAGATCCTTGGGGAAACTCTTATTTGATGAATGTGGATGCACTTTTGTCTACTGCGACTCCTTTACCTCCTGTTTGGATTATATCAGCGGGTCCGGATGGAATTTTGCAGACTGCTGCAACTGACACGACTATTGCAAATGACAGTGGTGATGTTGGATTGCGCCTGAGGTAG
- a CDS encoding acyl-protein synthetase: MSKKPFTPLNPSEAEAERHRLTEDVIKFIEAGVDAEISDSVFNDYCLRMFALQYAANPIFHEFCEAKNVRPGDIDRWQDVPMVYNDVFKTHLVASFPLEQSVMACLTGGTTSLTQRGRIFRDEDGKRLVFGANRMMTQSYLFPDFEKERRCRILILAPSPEMAPSMGMAIGMDQTRRAFGTEDSQFLLGKSGIHINALLKALRESEASGVPIALIGATSAYIYFFQACRRKKMKFCLPPGSRICDGGGYRNRFGVFTRDDYYAMVQEIFGIPGTHCVNVLGEAETATNLFDDSLRRHVKGLPKRQRTRPVPPWSRVLAMSIDDLKPLPDGEIGLLAHWDLANIPTVLAVITDNLGYTTDNGTGCEMVGRAKIENGKVSPLPDENAGSPMGDSAVFRMLERYVNFSIELKMAMAKDPKVMPSVREEIEARPGSVASCPQVVDEILVGQADAEAAELRDESLNAFKDQTDRPLDWYKSEAEKQALKDHPAGLKSEKPGVGKMKKRPTGNSKP; this comes from the coding sequence ATGTCCAAGAAGCCATTTACTCCGCTGAACCCCTCTGAGGCTGAGGCAGAGCGCCATCGTCTCACCGAGGATGTGATCAAGTTCATTGAGGCTGGTGTGGATGCTGAGATCTCTGACTCCGTATTCAATGACTACTGCCTCAGGATGTTTGCACTTCAATACGCTGCAAACCCTATTTTTCATGAGTTTTGTGAGGCCAAGAATGTGAGGCCCGGTGACATTGACCGTTGGCAAGACGTTCCGATGGTTTACAATGATGTATTTAAGACCCACTTGGTCGCTTCCTTCCCGCTTGAGCAGTCGGTTATGGCCTGTCTTACTGGTGGAACGACCAGCCTTACACAGAGGGGACGTATCTTCCGCGACGAAGACGGCAAACGCCTTGTCTTTGGGGCGAACAGAATGATGACCCAGTCCTACCTCTTCCCGGACTTCGAGAAAGAGCGACGCTGCCGCATTCTTATCCTGGCGCCGAGCCCTGAAATGGCGCCTTCCATGGGCATGGCTATCGGCATGGACCAGACGCGCCGCGCCTTTGGCACAGAGGACAGCCAGTTCCTTCTCGGCAAATCCGGCATACATATAAACGCCCTGTTGAAGGCCCTGCGCGAATCAGAAGCTTCTGGTGTACCTATCGCGCTGATAGGCGCGACCTCGGCGTATATCTATTTCTTCCAGGCGTGCCGCAGAAAGAAAATGAAGTTTTGTCTTCCGCCCGGAAGTCGCATCTGTGACGGCGGGGGCTATAGGAACAGGTTTGGAGTTTTTACCCGTGACGACTACTATGCAATGGTTCAGGAAATATTCGGCATTCCGGGGACGCACTGTGTGAACGTGCTGGGTGAAGCAGAGACTGCTACAAATCTGTTCGATGATTCTCTCCGCCGCCATGTGAAAGGACTGCCGAAGCGCCAGCGTACAAGGCCGGTGCCGCCGTGGTCACGAGTCCTGGCCATGAGCATTGACGACCTTAAACCTCTGCCCGATGGAGAGATTGGGCTTCTTGCGCATTGGGATCTGGCCAATATTCCGACTGTTCTTGCGGTGATCACTGATAATCTCGGATACACGACTGACAATGGAACAGGCTGTGAAATGGTGGGGCGAGCCAAGATCGAGAATGGCAAGGTTTCACCCCTGCCTGATGAGAATGCAGGAAGTCCGATGGGCGACTCGGCAGTATTCAGGATGCTCGAGCGATATGTGAACTTTTCGATCGAACTGAAGATGGCTATGGCTAAGGACCCGAAGGTGATGCCGAGCGTGCGCGAAGAGATAGAGGCGAGACCTGGTTCTGTAGCCTCCTGCCCCCAGGTTGTTGATGAAATTCTGGTTGGGCAGGCAGATGCTGAGGCTGCCGAACTGAGGGACGAATCGCTGAACGCATTCAAGGATCAGACTGACAGACCTTTGGATTGGTATAAGAGCGAGGCCGAAAAACAGGCATTGAAGGATCATCCTGCCGGGCTCAAGTCGGAAAAACCAGGGGTGGGAAAAATGAAAAAGCGACCGACGGGGAATTCTAAACCATAA
- a CDS encoding glycosyltransferase family 2 protein translates to MILGKKLIIIMPAYNAALTLRKTYEELPHEYVDEVILVDDASKDATLKLAGELGIKTIIHPENRGYGGNQKTCYREALRHGADIVVMVHADYQYSPRLVAAMASMIASGHYDIVLGSRILGGMALKGGMPLYKYIANRLLTLLENVALGIKLSEYHTGFRAFTREVLETLPLEENSDDFVFDNEILVQSAYFRFRIGELSCPARYFKEASSINFRRSVTYGFGVLVTIIKYLLAGWGIKDFAFLSRKGSRLQINNKKDLL, encoded by the coding sequence ATGATTCTCGGAAAGAAACTGATCATAATAATGCCTGCATATAATGCGGCCCTGACGCTCAGAAAGACTTATGAGGAACTGCCGCATGAGTATGTGGATGAAGTAATTCTCGTTGACGATGCATCGAAAGACGCGACGCTCAAACTTGCAGGAGAACTGGGCATCAAGACCATCATCCATCCGGAAAACAGGGGATATGGGGGAAACCAGAAAACCTGCTACCGTGAGGCGCTCAGGCATGGGGCTGACATTGTCGTTATGGTCCATGCAGATTATCAGTATTCGCCGAGACTCGTGGCTGCAATGGCCAGCATGATCGCCTCAGGGCATTACGACATTGTCCTCGGATCGAGAATATTAGGCGGCATGGCCCTCAAAGGCGGTATGCCTCTCTATAAATACATTGCAAACAGGCTGCTTACACTGCTTGAAAACGTGGCGCTTGGCATCAAACTGTCAGAGTATCATACGGGTTTCAGGGCCTTCACCCGGGAGGTTCTGGAGACTCTACCGCTGGAGGAGAACTCTGATGATTTTGTCTTTGACAATGAGATCCTGGTACAATCTGCTTACTTCAGGTTCAGGATCGGCGAACTGAGCTGCCCGGCACGATACTTTAAGGAAGCATCTTCCATTAATTTCAGAAGGAGCGTAACCTACGGATTCGGTGTGCTTGTCACCATAATAAAATACCTGCTCGCCGGGTGGGGGATAAAGGACTTCGCTTTTCTCAGCAGAAAAGGCAGCAGACTACAAATTAATAACAAAAAAGATTTACTTTAA
- a CDS encoding tetratricopeptide repeat protein: protein MDASNSLHKTFDKAKGRSRDKFSSFLVVIMALMVYANSLENGFVWDDANVIAKNQVLRQEILPLFSKIDVARDIEMNPYYRPLTLFTFLVEERLHGLTVLYMHLINVLLHAANAFLVYKLARSIIYDNYAALLAGLLFAIHPLGTEAVNFLAGGRNTLLSCFFILMTYLSHSWSILHKKTSIAFAGAGFFFAALFSKETSLAILPFVVSLEFASLRSYASNAKLKAVARLFPYAICAAVYFVLRHNALSQAGIQIDIFSGLMPRLLNNLYIIPRYILTIIWPLSVSPRYVIPDDLHLLALPLAAAWFCIISMIVWLFAGGRSKAVIFGLFWLVFFWLPVSGIVSIPSAPLADRYLYLPAIGLWIIIADQFVRLLSHDGMMRRYAAIGAVIVLMLLAVLTVSRNQAWKSDITLFSRYVAQYPDQAGGHHNLGCAYLDQVGDLDAAEREFEKALALDPQFPRLRTQMGYIQLLRGNNHGAIHHYNEAIEQNSFDAEAYLNRATALDRLGKYGDAVADYKRFLAIPGEELSGARPQAAARVRELSK from the coding sequence ATGGACGCATCGAATTCTCTGCATAAGACTTTTGACAAGGCCAAAGGCAGGAGCCGAGATAAGTTTTCCAGCTTTCTGGTTGTTATTATGGCACTGATGGTTTATGCCAATTCTCTGGAAAACGGCTTTGTATGGGATGATGCTAATGTTATCGCCAAGAACCAGGTATTAAGACAAGAGATTCTTCCTCTATTCAGCAAAATCGATGTTGCCCGCGATATTGAAATGAACCCATACTATCGTCCTCTAACTCTCTTTACCTTTTTGGTGGAGGAGCGGCTGCATGGCCTGACTGTATTATATATGCACCTTATCAATGTCCTCTTGCATGCTGCCAATGCCTTTTTGGTCTATAAACTTGCCCGATCTATTATTTATGATAACTATGCCGCACTCCTGGCTGGGCTTCTCTTTGCCATTCACCCTCTTGGCACGGAAGCTGTAAATTTTCTCGCGGGTGGCCGTAACACATTACTTTCGTGTTTTTTCATTTTGATGACTTATCTCTCGCACAGCTGGAGTATTCTCCATAAAAAAACTTCCATAGCTTTTGCCGGGGCCGGCTTTTTTTTTGCGGCGCTTTTTTCCAAAGAGACTTCTCTGGCGATTTTGCCTTTCGTAGTGTCACTCGAATTTGCTTCTCTCAGGAGTTATGCTTCAAACGCTAAGCTGAAGGCTGTGGCAAGATTATTCCCTTACGCTATTTGCGCTGCGGTCTATTTTGTTCTTCGGCACAACGCGTTATCCCAGGCAGGTATCCAGATAGATATTTTTTCTGGTCTTATGCCACGGCTTTTGAATAATCTGTACATTATTCCCCGGTATATTCTGACCATAATTTGGCCATTATCTGTCAGCCCGCGGTATGTTATCCCTGATGATCTCCATCTCCTTGCACTGCCGCTTGCAGCAGCGTGGTTTTGCATCATAAGTATGATAGTATGGCTTTTCGCCGGAGGGCGCAGCAAGGCCGTAATCTTTGGGCTTTTTTGGCTTGTCTTTTTCTGGTTGCCGGTGAGTGGTATCGTTTCTATCCCCAGTGCCCCTTTGGCCGACCGGTATCTCTATCTTCCGGCAATAGGTCTTTGGATTATTATTGCTGATCAGTTTGTGCGTCTATTGTCGCATGATGGCATGATGCGGCGGTATGCTGCAATTGGTGCTGTCATTGTTCTGATGCTGTTAGCGGTTCTGACAGTCTCCAGAAATCAAGCATGGAAAAGTGACATTACGCTCTTCTCGCGCTATGTGGCACAATATCCTGATCAGGCCGGGGGGCATCACAATCTGGGATGCGCCTACCTTGATCAGGTTGGTGATCTTGACGCAGCTGAAAGGGAGTTTGAAAAGGCTCTTGCTCTTGATCCCCAGTTCCCCCGACTTCGGACACAGATGGGCTACATTCAGCTGTTGCGGGGAAATAACCATGGTGCGATCCATCACTATAATGAAGCAATTGAACAGAATTCATTTGATGCTGAAGCTTATTTGAACAGAGCTACGGCACTTGATAGGCTTGGAAAATATGGGGATGCAGTTGCTGACTATAAACGTTTTCTGGCTATTCCAGGTGAGGAACTCTCGGGAGCCCGCCCTCAGGCAGCAGCCCGCGTGCGCGAACTTTCGAAATAA
- a CDS encoding carbamoyltransferase, whose translation MPVYILGISAYYHDSAAALLQDGRILAAVQEERFSRRKHDAGFPRQAVSYCLQAAGISLTEVDFLIYSEKPFIKFERLIETYLSCAPRGGRSFIMAMPVWLKEKLYLKRLLRKELSAVGGIAESLTPPLLFSEHHQSHAASAFFPSPFQKAAVLCMDGVGEWATTSAWLGDGNALTAQWQVDFPHSLGLLYSAFTYFCGFRVNSGEYKLMGLAPYGEPRYVQTILDNLIDIKEDGTFRLNLKYFNFPVGLTMTNRHFEALFGGPPRKPESPLTRREMDMARSIQEVTEEIVLRLARAVYKDFGTEALCLAGGVALNCVANGRLLREGPFRDIWIQPAAGDAGSAVGAALAVWHQYLQQPRQASGYDEMQGSYLGPLYSAAEIRGYLDSMQALYREMTEDGLYEEVAKLLAQEKVIGWFQGRMEFGPRALGNRSILGDARSVKMQSMMNLKIKYRESFRPFAPSVIEEDVLDYFERGVISPYMLLTDTVKPALRIPMTATQEGLFGLDKLNVPRSAIPAVTHVDYTARVQTVNRTTNSKLYGLLKAFKAETGCGVLVNTSFNVRGEPIVCSPEDAYRCFMRTDMDYLVMEGILLDKRHQPSWDERGGWKQEFTQD comes from the coding sequence ATGCCCGTGTACATCCTCGGTATTTCAGCGTATTATCATGACAGTGCTGCAGCACTGCTTCAAGACGGCAGAATTCTTGCCGCAGTTCAGGAAGAGCGGTTTTCCCGAAGAAAGCACGATGCCGGCTTTCCACGTCAAGCCGTTTCCTATTGCTTGCAGGCTGCCGGGATATCCCTGACTGAAGTTGATTTCTTGATATATTCCGAAAAACCCTTCATCAAGTTTGAAAGATTGATCGAAACATACTTGAGCTGTGCCCCCCGGGGGGGGCGCTCTTTTATCATGGCTATGCCTGTTTGGCTCAAAGAAAAGCTTTATCTGAAACGGCTCCTCAGAAAAGAGCTTTCTGCCGTGGGTGGTATCGCTGAATCCCTGACCCCACCCCTTCTGTTTTCTGAGCATCATCAGTCTCATGCCGCCTCTGCCTTTTTTCCTAGCCCTTTTCAGAAGGCTGCTGTTCTGTGCATGGATGGAGTTGGCGAGTGGGCCACGACCTCAGCCTGGTTGGGGGACGGGAATGCGCTTACCGCTCAGTGGCAAGTCGATTTTCCCCATTCTCTTGGCCTGCTCTATTCAGCATTTACCTATTTTTGCGGCTTCCGGGTGAATTCCGGGGAATACAAGCTTATGGGACTGGCCCCTTATGGAGAACCGCGCTACGTTCAGACTATTCTGGACAATCTGATTGACATAAAGGAAGACGGAACGTTCCGGCTGAACTTGAAATATTTTAATTTCCCCGTTGGCCTAACCATGACGAACAGGCATTTTGAAGCACTGTTCGGAGGCCCGCCAAGAAAGCCTGAATCGCCTTTGACCCGGCGGGAGATGGATATGGCCCGTTCCATCCAGGAAGTTACCGAAGAGATCGTGCTGAGGCTTGCCCGAGCTGTTTATAAAGATTTTGGTACAGAGGCACTCTGCCTTGCTGGCGGCGTGGCGCTGAACTGCGTGGCCAATGGTCGACTGCTGCGGGAAGGGCCTTTCAGAGACATCTGGATTCAGCCGGCAGCCGGTGATGCCGGTAGCGCTGTGGGTGCGGCCCTCGCTGTCTGGCATCAGTATCTGCAGCAGCCCCGCCAGGCGAGTGGTTACGACGAGATGCAGGGTTCATATTTGGGGCCGTTGTATTCTGCTGCGGAGATAAGAGGCTATCTTGATTCTATGCAGGCCCTTTACAGGGAAATGACGGAGGATGGGCTCTATGAGGAGGTAGCGAAGTTACTGGCGCAGGAAAAGGTAATCGGCTGGTTCCAGGGCCGCATGGAATTCGGCCCGCGCGCATTAGGAAACCGCTCCATCCTGGGCGACGCCCGCAGTGTGAAGATGCAATCAATGATGAATTTGAAGATCAAATATCGGGAGTCCTTCCGCCCTTTTGCGCCCTCTGTGATTGAAGAAGATGTTTTGGACTATTTTGAGAGGGGAGTTATCAGCCCCTATATGTTACTGACAGATACAGTGAAGCCGGCGCTTCGCATACCCATGACGGCTACACAGGAAGGTCTATTTGGTCTTGACAAACTCAATGTGCCCAGGTCTGCGATCCCTGCCGTTACCCATGTGGACTATACCGCCCGGGTCCAGACAGTTAACAGGACAACTAATTCTAAACTTTATGGATTACTGAAGGCCTTCAAGGCAGAAACTGGCTGCGGCGTGCTGGTCAACACATCTTTCAATGTTCGAGGCGAACCTATTGTATGCAGTCCGGAAGACGCATACCGCTGTTTTATGCGCACTGACATGGATTATCTGGTTATGGAAGGTATTTTGCTGGATAAACGGCATCAGCCTTCGTGGGATGAAAGGGGAGGCTGGAAGCAGGAGTTTACTCAAGATTGA
- a CDS encoding SGNH/GDSL hydrolase family protein: protein MALWLMTDKIKVQPQRLLTVLTMFVSVVIAVLLGEGFLRLFFEDRLIIQEEERAVLYRYDHKLGWFPREKSTYTFTGSKPISIVHNSRGFRDIEHQKNSNKRGLLFLGDSFLWGYDVEASERFTEKLRPRLPDWNIYNLGVSGYSTDQELLLIMDQFDFYRPEIVFLVYCSDNDETDNSSNSIGSGAYYKPFYEMDERGMELRGVPVPVSLTYFARQHPTLARSYIVRLLIKAFSPAPVHVPNPTSALIRTLNEFVAQKGSLLLVGLIQPHEELEGVMRRAGIPYMQLDGAERYPANGLHWTPAGHTAVSDAIYGFLKKEGFLPPAGTD, encoded by the coding sequence ATGGCTCTGTGGCTCATGACTGATAAAATAAAGGTACAGCCTCAAAGGCTGCTCACTGTGCTTACTATGTTCGTTTCTGTCGTAATCGCTGTTCTGCTTGGTGAAGGATTTTTGAGGCTATTTTTTGAAGATCGCCTGATTATTCAAGAAGAGGAACGGGCAGTGTTATATCGCTATGACCACAAACTTGGCTGGTTCCCAAGGGAAAAAAGCACCTATACGTTCACTGGCAGCAAACCCATTTCAATAGTTCATAACAGTCGTGGCTTTAGGGACATAGAGCACCAAAAGAACAGCAACAAACGCGGCCTGCTTTTTCTTGGGGATTCCTTTCTATGGGGGTATGATGTGGAGGCTTCTGAGCGCTTTACTGAAAAGCTGCGCCCTCGCCTGCCTGACTGGAATATTTATAATTTGGGCGTCAGCGGTTATAGCACTGACCAGGAGTTGCTGCTGATTATGGATCAGTTTGATTTTTACCGTCCGGAGATTGTATTTTTAGTCTATTGTTCGGACAATGATGAAACTGACAACTCGTCCAACAGTATAGGTTCCGGTGCATATTATAAGCCGTTTTATGAGATGGACGAACGAGGCATGGAGCTTAGGGGAGTGCCTGTACCTGTGTCTCTGACTTATTTTGCCAGACAACATCCCACGCTTGCGAGGAGTTACATAGTGCGCCTGCTTATTAAGGCGTTCAGTCCTGCTCCTGTTCATGTGCCCAACCCTACCAGTGCACTCATTCGTACCCTGAATGAATTTGTTGCTCAAAAGGGAAGCCTTCTGCTGGTTGGCCTGATACAACCTCATGAAGAGCTCGAAGGTGTCATGCGGAGGGCCGGAATTCCTTATATGCAACTTGATGGCGCTGAGAGATATCCTGCTAATGGCCTGCATTGGACGCCTGCAGGGCATACCGCAGTGAGTGATGCCATATATGGTTTTCTAAAAAAAGAGGGATTCCTGCCCCCAGCAGGGACAGATTAG